Proteins found in one Balaenoptera acutorostrata chromosome 17, mBalAcu1.1, whole genome shotgun sequence genomic segment:
- the RNF139 gene encoding E3 ubiquitin-protein ligase RNF139, with the protein MAAVGPPQQQVRMAHQQVWAALEVALRVPCLYIIDAIFNSYYDSSQSRFCIGLQILLRLLGIFVSSIVLTLSQRSLFKFYMYSSAFLLAATSVLVNYYAALHIDFYGAYNTSAFGIELLPRKGPSLWMALIVLQLTFGIGYITLLQIHSVYSQLIILDLLVPVIGLITELPLHIRETLVFTSSLILTLNTVLVLAVKLKWFYYSTRYVYLLVRHMYRIYGLQLLMEDTWKRIRFPDVLRVFWLTRITAQATVLMYILRMANETDSFVISWDDFWDLICNLIISGCDSTLTVLGMSAVISSIAHYLGLGILAFIGSTEEDDRRLGFVAPVLFFILALQTGLSGLRPEERLIRLSRNMCLLLTAVLHFIHGMTDPVLMSLSASHVSSFRRHFPVLFVSACLFILPVILSYVLWHHYALNTWLFAVTAFCVELCLKVIVSLTVYTLFMIDGYYNVLWEKLDDYVYYVRSTGNIIEFIFGVVMFGNGAYTMMFESGSKIRACMMCLHAYFNIYLQAKNGWKTFMNRRTAVKKINSLPEIKGSRLQEIDDVCAICYHEFTTSARITPCNHYFHALCLRKWLYIQDTCPMCHQKVYIEDDTKDNSNISNNNGFIAPNENPEEAVREAAAESDRELNDDSSDCDDDAERERNGVIQHTGPAAEELINEDTD; encoded by the exons ATGGCGGCGGTGGGGCCCCCGCAGCAGCAGGTGCGGATGGCCCATCAGCAGGTCTGGGCGGCGCTCGAAGTGGCGCTCCGGGTGCCCTGCCTCTACATCATCGACGCCATCTTCAACTCCTACTACGATTCCAGCCAAAGCCGGTTCTGCATCGGGCTCCAGATCTTACTCCGGCTCCTTG gtatATTTGTATCCAGTATTGTTCTGACCTTGTCACAGCGATCACTTTTCAAGTTTTACATGTACAGCTCAGCCTTTCTATTAGCTGCAACCTCAGTGTTGGTAAATTATTATGCTGCTTTGCACATTGACTTCTATGGTGCCTACAACACATCAGCTTTTGGAATTGAGCTGCTTCCTCGAAAAGGGCCCTCGCTGTGGATGGCACTCATCGTTCTACAGCTAACATTTGGAATTGGATACATTACACTACTCCAAATTCATTCCGTCTATTCACAGTTAATTATTTTGGATCTCTTGGTTCCTGTAATAGGCTTAATCACAGAGCTACCATTACACATCCGAGAGACTTtagtttttacttcttccttgaTTCTCACATTAAATACAGTGCTTGTCTTGGCAGTGAAACTTAAGTGGTTTTATTATTCCACAAGATACGTTTATCTTTTAGTGAGGCACATGTATCGAATTTATGGATTACAGTTATTAATGGAGGACACATGGAAGAGGATTCGTTTCCCAGATGTACTGAGAGTCTTTTGGCTAACAAGAATTACAGCTCAGGCTACAGTATTAATGTACATTTTAAGGATGGCAAATGAAACTGATTCCTTCGTCATTTCTTGGGATGATTTCTGGGACCTCATTTGTAATCTTATAATTAGTGGGTGTGATTCTACACTCACTGTACTGGGCATGAGTGCTGTAATTTCCTCAATAGCCCATTATTTGGGTCTTGGAATATTGGCCTTTATTGGATCAACCGAAGAAGATGACAGGCGGCTTGGCTTTGTAgcacctgttttgttttttattttggctcTTCAGACTGGTTTAAGTGGGCTAAGACCAGAAGAGAGACTTATTCGCTTAAGTAGAAACATGTGCCTTTTATTAACAGCAGTCCTGCATTTCATCCACGGAATGACAGACCCTGTATTAATGTCTCTCAGTGCCTCTCATGTGTCATCTTTCCGTAGACATTTTCCTGTGCTCTTTGTCTCTGCTTGCCTGTTTATTCTTCCTGTTATACTCAGTTATGTTCTTTGGCATCACTATGCACTAAATACATGGTTGTTTGCAGTTACAGCCTTTTGTGTGGAACTCTGCTTAAAAGTAATTGTTTCTCTCACTGTTTATACGTTATTCATGATTGATGGCTACTATAATGTCCTCTGGGAAAAGCTTGATGATTATGTCTACTATGTTCGTTCAACAGGCAATAttattgaatttatatttggAGTGGTAATGTTTGGAAATGGGGCTTATACTATGATGTTTGAGTCAGGAAGTAAAATTCGGGCTTGTATGATGTGCTTACATGCCTATTTTAACATCTACTTACAAGCAAAAAATGGCTGGAAGACATTCATGAATCGTAGAactgctgtaaaaaaaattaattcacttCCTGAAATAAAAGGGAGCCGCCTACAAGAAATAGATGATGTATGTGCAATCTGCTATCATGAGTTTACAACATCTGCTCGTATTACACCATGTAATCATTATTTCCATGCACTTTGCCTTCGGAAATGGCTGTACATTCAAGATACTTGTCCAATGTGCCATCAAAAAGTGTACATTGAAGATGATACCAAGGATAATTCAAATATATCTAACAACAATGGATTTATTGCACCCAATGAAAATCCAGAGGAAGCTGTAAGAGAAGCTGCTGCTGAATCTGACAGGGAATTGAATGACGACAGTTCAGATTGTGACGATGAcgctgagagagaaagaaacggAGTGATTCAGCACACAGGCCCAGCAGCTGAGGAACTGATTAATGAGGATACTGATTAA
- the TRMT12 gene encoding tRNA wybutosine-synthesizing protein 2 homolog, whose product MQGSNLDRAGGKSAAVVAVVTEPRFTQRYREYLEKQKLLERQHRVEKMPDGTVALPVLGERLHEQHLRELRNRVAPGSTCVLTQLLNPVLSKKAQACSPAQRLCLEVRRWVEGRGVTWSAQLEADLPRSWQRHGDLLLLSEDCFQAKQWRNLEPELWETVASALDVQRLAKRGRVSPDGTRTPAVSLLLGDHGWVEHVDNGIRYKFDVTQCMFSFGNITEKLRVASLPCAGEVLVDLYAGIGYFTLPFLVHAGAAFVHACEWNPHAVVALRNNLELNGVADRCQIHFGDNRKLKLSSIADRVNLGLIPSSEEGWPIACQTLRQDAGGILHIHQNVESFPGKTLQPPGSSEMEKEYWSSPQQMITNQLKNGAARDSRRKMLSATTKPEWQRWAEAAESRIATLLQQVHGKPWKTQILHIQPVKSYAPHVDHIVLDLECRPCPLVG is encoded by the coding sequence ATGCAGGGCAGCAACTTGGACAGGGCAGGCGGGAAGTCCGCGGCTGTTGTCGCAGTTGTGACTGAACCTCGGTTTACCCAGCGATACAGGGAATATCTCGAGAAGCAGAAACTCCTGGAGAGACAGCACCGTGTGGAAAAGATGCCGGATGGCACCGTGGCGCTGCCGGTGCTGGGAGAGCGCCTCCATGAGCAGCACCTGCGGGAGCTGAGGAATCGTGTGGCTCCAGGCAGCACCTGTGTGCTAACGCAGCTCCTGAATCCTGTTCTTTCAAAGAAGGCCCAGGCTTGTTCACCTGCCCAAAGGCTGTGTCTTGAGGTGAGACGCTGGGTAGAGGGCCGCGGAGTGACGTGGTCAGCTCAGCTGGAGGCTGATCTGCCCCGATCTTGGCAACGACATGGTGACCTCTTGTTGCTGAGTGAGGACTGTTTCCAAGCCAAGCAATGGAGAAATCTGGAACCAGAACTCTGGGAGACGGTTGCCTCGGCCCTTGACGTCCAGCGTTTGGCCAAACGAGGGCGGGTGTCACCGGATGGCACTCGAACTCCAGCAGTGAGTCTGCTGCTGGGCGACCATGGCTGGGTAGAGCATGTGGATAATGGGATCCGATATAAGTTTGACGTGACCCAGTGCATGTTCTCCTTCGGAAACATCACCGAGAAGCTTCGTGTGGCATCGCTGCCCTGTGCTGGAGAAGTGCTGGTGGATCTCTATGCAGGGATTGGTTATTTTACCTTGCCTTTCCTAGTTCATGCTGGTGCTGCCTTCGTCCATGCCTGCGAGTGGAACCCCCATGCTGTAGTTGCTCTGAGAAATAACCTTGAGCTCAATGGAGTAGCTGATCGATGCCAGATACACTTTGGGGATAACAGAAAACTGAAGCTCTCAAGCATTGCGGACAGGGTGAACCTGGGGCTGATTCCCAGCTCTGAAGAAGGCTGGCCCATTGCCTGCCAAACGCTAAGACAGGATGCTGGAGGCATTTTGCATATTCACCAAAATGTGGAATCTTTCCCAGGGAAGACTCTCCAGCCTCCTGGAAGCAGTGAAATGGAAAAGGAGTATTGGTCTTCTCCTCAGCAAATGATCACCaaccagttgaaaaatggagctgccaGAGATTCTAGGAGAAAAATGCTGTCAGCCACCACCAAGCCAGAGTGGCAAAGGTGGGCGGAAGCTGCAGAAAGTCGAATTGCCACTCTTCTTCAACAGGTGCACGGGAAACCGTGGAAGACACAAATCCTGCACATCCAACCAGTGAAATCCTATGCTCCCCACGTGGATCACATAGTCCTGGATCTGGAATGCCGCCCCTGTCCTCTAGTTGGCTAG